A region of the Blattabacterium cuenoti genome:
TCCAAAAATTCTAGAATGTAATATCATATTTGACGATTTTCATACGCTTTATAAATACGTTTTAAGTAAGTTTGAATAGTATTTTCTAATCCCATATAAATAGAATCACTAATTAAAGCCTGTCCTATAGATATTTCTACAATTGAAGGAATCTTTTCAATTAAAAAAGAAATATTTTCTAAATTTAAATCATGTCCTGCATTAACTAACAAATGATGATTGATAGCCTCTTTTGCAGTCATAATATAAGGCTCAATACAATTCCATCTTTTATTAGCGTATCCTACAGAAAATTTTTCCGTGTATAACTCTATTCTATCTGTCCCTGTACTAGCTGCATACTGGACTAATTTTGGATTTGGGTCTAAGAAAATAGAAGTGCGAATTCCATGATCTTTTAATTTTTTAACGGTTTCAGTTAAAAAATCCTGATAACGAATAGTATCCCATCCGGAATTTGAAGTAAGAACATGATTTGAATCAGGGACCAATGTGACTTGATTAGGTAAAATATTTAATACCAAATTCATAAACTTATTAATAGGTCTTCCTTCAATGTTCAATTCTATTTTTACAATGGATTTCAAATCATAAACATCTTTATAGGTAATATGTCTTTCATCAGGACGAGGATGAATAGTAATCCCATGTGCTCCATATTTTTGGACATCTTTCGCTACCTGTAAAAGATTTGGAATATTCCCTCCTCTTGCATTTCTTAATGTAGCTATTTTGTTTAAATTCACGCTTAGTTTTACCATATTCAATAAGGGACATTTGTAGTTACTTGTGTGACTTTTAAGTTAAATTCTTTAGCAGCTGTTAATAAATGATCAAAAACACTAGCTTGTATTTGTTCATATTTGATGGATTCAGAAGTATTTGTAAAACAATATAACTCTATAGGAAGACCATAAGGGGTAGGTTCTAAATGTCTAACCATTAACGTTTCAGACTGTGATATTCGGGGATGTTGATGTAAATATTCTAAGGCATACTGGCGGAAAAGTCCGATATTAGTTAACCTTCTTCCATTAATATCCATACTAACATCAATATTTTTTTCTTTATTAAAATTTTCTATTTCTTTTTTTTTTCTATGGATATAATTCTTAAT
Encoded here:
- a CDS encoding pyridoxine 5'-phosphate synthase, giving the protein MVKLSVNLNKIATLRNARGGNIPNLLQVAKDVQKYGAHGITIHPRPDERHITYKDVYDLKSIVKIELNIEGRPINKFMNLVLNILPNQVTLVPDSNHVLTSNSGWDTIRYQDFLTETVKKLKDHGIRTSIFLDPNPKLVQYAASTGTDRIELYTEKFSVGYANKRWNCIEPYIMTAKEAINHHLLVNAGHDLNLENISFLIEKIPSIVEISIGQALISDSIYMGLENTIQTYLKRIYKAYENRQI